One Desulfovibrio sp. JC010 genomic window carries:
- a CDS encoding phage regulatory CII family protein — protein sequence MSYETITKVTQDIVLEGNKPAKEVAQSIGKPYSTLLREINPFDNNAKLGAVTLMDILKTTNETKPLEYIAESLGCTLKPRMN from the coding sequence ATGAGCTACGAAACAATCACCAAAGTGACCCAGGATATTGTACTTGAAGGAAATAAACCCGCCAAAGAGGTTGCCCAGTCCATCGGCAAGCCCTACTCCACCCTTTTGCGGGAAATAAACCCTTTTGACAACAACGCGAAGCTCGGAGCAGTCACCCTGATGGACATCCTCAAAACAACAAATGAGACCAAGCCGCTTGAGTATATCGCTGAAAGCTTAGGCTGTACGCTGAAACCGCGCATGAATTAA
- a CDS encoding cyclase family protein, producing the protein MKTIDLTHTIKDGMPVFPGTETPRIEEVFSHEVHGFQEHRLTLFSHIGTHIDAPAHMIKDGTTLDRMETDRFVGPGVCIDCTHRNSADPHISIDDLAAYESEISESDFVILNSGWYKNWGTDKYFKHYPALTPEAARWLTDFDLKGVGVDVISIDSAESGNYEVHSILLEQDTIAIENLTELHLLPADCFLFSCLPLKYENADGSPVRALAIY; encoded by the coding sequence ATGAAAACCATCGACCTCACCCACACTATCAAAGACGGCATGCCCGTATTCCCGGGCACGGAAACTCCGCGCATTGAGGAAGTCTTCAGCCATGAAGTACATGGATTCCAAGAGCACCGCCTCACACTCTTTTCCCATATCGGCACCCATATTGACGCCCCTGCCCACATGATAAAAGACGGCACAACCCTTGACCGGATGGAGACGGACCGCTTTGTCGGCCCCGGAGTATGCATCGACTGCACCCACAGGAATTCCGCAGACCCGCACATCAGCATTGACGATCTCGCAGCCTATGAATCAGAGATCAGCGAAAGTGATTTCGTCATCCTCAATAGCGGATGGTACAAAAACTGGGGCACCGATAAATATTTCAAGCACTATCCGGCCCTGACCCCGGAAGCTGCGCGCTGGCTGACCGATTTTGATCTCAAGGGAGTCGGCGTGGATGTAATTTCCATAGATTCCGCGGAATCAGGTAATTACGAAGTCCACAGCATTCTGCTGGAACAGGATACCATCGCCATCGAAAACCTCACTGAGCTGCACCTGCTTCCTGCTGACTGCTTTCTATTCTCATGCCTACCGCTTAAATATGAAAATGCAGACGGTTCACCGGTAAGAGCCCTAGCAATATACTAA
- a CDS encoding DUF2007 domain-containing protein, translating into MDSPTFTTIYKSTVAWDVRLLQQKLKSEGITSFVDDENITTHKPYLAHAIGGIGLRVYTEDAERAVAIIRSVKPQQKHPSVCRATCPKCGNEVAVRLKWPKTSYIIAILLLGIPFVLSTRLGCTKCNNIWWD; encoded by the coding sequence ATGGACTCCCCCACATTCACTACCATTTATAAAAGCACTGTCGCATGGGACGTTCGACTGCTGCAGCAGAAATTGAAATCAGAAGGGATTACTTCCTTTGTTGATGATGAGAACATAACCACTCACAAACCATACCTTGCCCATGCCATAGGTGGAATAGGGCTGCGGGTTTATACAGAAGACGCGGAACGTGCAGTTGCGATCATCCGCAGCGTCAAACCACAACAGAAACACCCGTCTGTGTGTCGGGCCACCTGTCCAAAATGCGGAAATGAAGTTGCTGTTCGGTTGAAATGGCCTAAAACATCATACATAATTGCAATCCTGTTGCTGGGAATTCCATTTGTCCTGAGCACCCGCCTTGGCTGCACCAAATGCAACAATATCTGGTGGGACTAA
- a CDS encoding ABC transporter substrate-binding protein, whose protein sequence is MRHLAICFLAVFFAVATPFAHTGAAETLRVMVHSGSFPPYYFAEGDSRTGIVKDVFNAFAKETGDTIEYVRCPFNRSQRKFDEGEIDIEPMSNPVWRKSSKVLGVYSKPFAVSDSIVLFDAQAAVPLDSPDELIGKTIGGVRGYYYPVFSPYFKDGRVKLHILENENKLIQLLLAGRLDQALMNKDFALFQIKDQKLGDRFVVSRPYDSLDMMIRFHPHKKGAVPRFNRAIDKLLKDGTIEKIYDRYR, encoded by the coding sequence ATGAGACATTTGGCGATCTGTTTCCTTGCAGTCTTTTTTGCTGTTGCCACTCCCTTTGCCCATACCGGGGCTGCGGAAACTCTTCGTGTTATGGTCCACAGCGGTTCTTTTCCTCCTTATTATTTTGCGGAAGGTGATTCAAGGACCGGCATTGTCAAAGATGTGTTCAACGCATTCGCCAAGGAGACCGGGGATACCATTGAGTATGTGCGTTGCCCCTTCAATCGGTCTCAGCGTAAATTTGATGAAGGCGAAATAGATATAGAACCTATGTCTAATCCTGTTTGGCGTAAATCTTCCAAGGTTCTGGGGGTATACAGCAAGCCCTTTGCTGTTTCTGATTCTATTGTCCTGTTTGATGCGCAGGCCGCGGTTCCGCTTGACTCCCCTGATGAATTAATAGGTAAGACCATCGGTGGGGTCCGGGGTTATTATTACCCGGTATTCAGTCCTTATTTTAAGGACGGACGGGTGAAGCTCCATATACTTGAAAATGAAAATAAATTGATTCAACTCCTGCTGGCCGGGCGTCTGGATCAGGCTTTGATGAATAAAGATTTTGCTCTCTTTCAGATCAAGGACCAGAAGCTGGGTGACAGGTTTGTGGTGAGCAGACCATACGATTCCCTTGATATGATGATTCGCTTTCATCCCCATAAAAAGGGAGCTGTGCCGCGTTTCAACAGGGCAATTGATAAATTGCTGAAAGATGGCACTATTGAAAAAATTTATGACCGGTATCGCTAG
- a CDS encoding EFR1 family ferrodoxin (N-terminal region resembles flavodoxins. C-terminal ferrodoxin region binds two 4Fe-4S clusters.), whose translation MENLKLAYFSPTGTTAKVIHEIARGMTPESPETLDLTSPQARTETLCSSAKELLILAVPVYMGRIPAILDGLNQLRLERTPVVCVVVYGNRAYEDALLELGAAVKKRGGIPVAGAAFIGEHSFSSPELPTAHARPDAQDLKQAYDFGCQIKAKLEQLSDNLEKQQVEFPGNRPYGGLTKLWDVDFISVDEKCTQCGLCAEICPANAISTEKSSSIDIVKCISCCACIKKCPANARSIKPGPVQDAAHRLNSLFNARKEPEIFI comes from the coding sequence AGTAATACATGAAATAGCCAGAGGAATGACCCCAGAATCACCTGAGACACTGGACTTAACCAGCCCGCAAGCCAGAACAGAAACACTGTGCAGTTCAGCAAAAGAGCTGCTCATACTGGCCGTCCCCGTATATATGGGCAGGATTCCGGCCATACTGGACGGCTTGAATCAACTCCGGCTTGAGCGCACTCCGGTAGTCTGTGTTGTGGTCTACGGCAACCGCGCCTATGAGGATGCCCTTCTTGAACTGGGTGCCGCAGTAAAAAAACGGGGAGGGATTCCCGTTGCCGGTGCAGCTTTTATCGGGGAACATTCATTTTCAAGCCCGGAACTGCCCACAGCACATGCCCGCCCCGACGCACAGGATTTAAAACAGGCATACGATTTCGGCTGCCAGATCAAAGCAAAACTTGAACAGCTTTCCGACAACCTTGAAAAACAGCAGGTAGAATTTCCCGGCAACAGACCTTACGGAGGGCTCACGAAATTATGGGATGTGGATTTTATCAGTGTGGATGAAAAATGCACGCAATGCGGACTCTGTGCAGAAATATGCCCGGCCAATGCCATCAGCACGGAAAAAAGCAGCTCCATTGACATTGTAAAATGCATCTCCTGCTGCGCATGCATTAAGAAATGCCCGGCAAATGCCCGCTCAATCAAACCCGGTCCGGTACAGGACGCAGCCCATCGTTTGAACAGCCTATTCAACGCCAGAAAAGAACCGGAAATATTTATTTAA